TGTTGAAGATTTTCATGTCAATTCCAAAGGGATGCTTGACGGTGGAGCCGGACAAACCTTCTCACCTTCGCAAACAGAGCTTCATGAGTTCCATCGCTTTGAAGGAATGACCAACCCTTCCGATGCATCTATCGTCTATGCACTCCGAACCAATAAGGGGTTAAAAGGTACCGTGGTGGATGCATACGGGGCAGAGGGTTCCGAAAGGATATCAGAATTCATGAACAGCCTGAGAGAACGCTTTGAGATCTGACTTTACTGATTGTGATTAAGCACATCCGAATCAGCGATTCATATCTTTGAAGGAATAGATATCGCTGCCCATGCATTTTAAAAGCATCAATCCGTATAATGGGGAAGTTCTTGGTGGATTCCCGAAACAAACAGAAGAAGAGCTAACGAGATTACTTCATCATGGCCGGAAAGCCTTTGAAGATTGGCGTTTGACGAGCATAGCTGAACGTATTGGGTATGTTGAAATGCTGGCACAAACAGTCCGGTCACAGCTTGATACATTGGCAAGGACCATTACACTGGAGATGGGCAAGACGCTGAAAGAATCCAAAGCCGAAATAGAAAAATGTGCATGGCTTTGTGACTATTACGCAGAACATGCAGAAGGTTTTCTAAAGGATCAAAAGATCCAAACCGATGCGACGGAAAGTTATGTTCGCTACGATCCGCTTGGAGGTGTTTTCGCCATCATGCCCTGGAATTATCCATTCTGGCAGGTTTTCCGGTTTGCTATACCCGCTTTGATGGCCGGTAACACCGCGGTTCTGAAGCATGCGCCAAACGTATTCGGCTGTGCGAAAGAGATTGCCTCTTTATTTGCGGTGGCTGGTTTTCCTGACGGTGCTTTTCTATCTCTTACCGTTGATGTAGATCAGGTGCCTGGCATTATTGCAGACCGGTATATCCAGGGGGTTACATTAACAGGAAGCGGACAGGCGGGTGCATCCGTCGCAGCAACAGCAGGAAGTCATATTAAGAAAACGGTTCTGGAATTGGGTGGAAGTAATGCGTTTGTGGTACTTGCTGATGCCAATCTGGATCATGCTGTAGATCTGGCGGTGAGGTCCCGCATGCAGAATGCCGGACAGAGTTGCAT
This genomic stretch from Flavobacteriales bacterium harbors:
- a CDS encoding phosphoribosylpyrophosphate synthetase, with the protein product MHNNQYDTLAEALEDLAERGYVEDFHVNSKGMLDGGAGQTFSPSQTELHEFHRFEGMTNPSDASIVYALRTNKGLKGTVVDAYGAEGSERISEFMNSLRERFEI
- a CDS encoding NAD-dependent succinate-semialdehyde dehydrogenase codes for the protein MHFKSINPYNGEVLGGFPKQTEEELTRLLHHGRKAFEDWRLTSIAERIGYVEMLAQTVRSQLDTLARTITLEMGKTLKESKAEIEKCAWLCDYYAEHAEGFLKDQKIQTDATESYVRYDPLGGVFAIMPWNYPFWQVFRFAIPALMAGNTAVLKHAPNVFGCAKEIASLFAVAGFPDGAFLSLTVDVDQVPGIIADRYIQGVTLTGSGQAGASVAATAGSHIKKTVLELGGSNAFVVLADANLDHAVDLAVRSRMQNAGQSCIAAKRIIVVREIYEVFQEKLVRSVSNLKTGDPLDDSVDMGPLARTDLAEKLEDQVMLSVKSGAEVLCGGIRRGAFYKPTVLNKVQPGMPVFDEETFGPVAPLVMAQDEQDAYRLAAMSEYGLGITICTQDIERVRSRIHLIDQGAVFVNELVKSDPRLPFGGVGKSGYGRELGEEGIRSFVNRKTVYIA